CTGTTAGGTGAGACCAAATCCAACTTCTTTCTTTGGAGGGGATGAGCGATGGATACTTGCTCCCCAAAAACAAAGCATCCAAAAGTTTTCCATGTTTTTTATACAAAAAGAAAAGTCTTGAAACCACTGCCTTTTGTAATTTCCCAGATGGTTTTTGACTGAGGGCTTTTTCATACAAAGGAATAGCAAAGAGAGTATTCATTTGTTCCATTTCATACCCTTCCTCATAATACGAATTGGCAGAAAGCGAAAGGGTAAATATAAATGAGAATAGAACGCTGCCAAAAGAAATGAACTGTATGTAACTTGTTTTCAATTAATACAATCCTTTCATCAAATCTTTATTCTCTGATTGAACAGACTTATGATCTTCCGTACAAATTCCTTCTGGTGGATAATCAGAAAGATAGAGTTCATTTGCCACAGGGCAGGTGGGGGATGCTAGTTTTCCTGTTAAGGAACAAATTTTATGCGATTTTGCATACACAGGCTGACTAAACTGGATTTTTGGAATTATATTTTTTTTATCGATAGCAGAAACTATCTCTCCCCAAAGTGGTGCGGCCACAGCCCCACCAAGTCCACTGCCACCCATTCCAAATTTTGGATTGTCGTAACCAATCCATACTGCCAAAGCTAAATCGGGTCTTGCCCCCACAAACCAAGCATCTTTATAATCATTTGTCGTTCCCGTTTTTCCTATAAGGTCTCCCGCATAACCACCGTTTCGTACTCCACTAGCGCGACCACTGTCTTTAAGTAAAGACACCATCACCTCGGCAGTATCGGGACGAATCACTTGGCGCTCCGGAGGCAATTTTAATTTAAACTCGTCCGTTCCACCCGCTTCATACAAAATCACACCCTTTGCATTTTTTATTCTTTGGATGAGATAAGGCCTCTTTACGGTTCCTTGGTTGACAAAACCAGTAAAGGCAGAAGCCATCTCCAGTGGGGAGATCTCTAAGGTTCCGAGAGCCAATGACAAATCACCTCGGTAGCGAGCTTTCTTTTCCGCATCATTCGGGAAAAAATATTTTGTAAAATAACGTTCAATCCCGGCACTTCCCAATCGTTCTGCCACTTGAACGGCTGCTGTGTTTTTGGATTTCACAAGGGCTGTGCGAAGAGAAATCTCACCATCAAAACTTCCACCCAAGTTTTCGGGAGCCCACTCCTTCCCTCCCCCACCACGATAGTATAAAGGTGCATCCAAAATTCTTGTTCCGGCTTGGATTACACCTGCGTCAATTGCCGAGGCGTATAACACTGCCTTGATGGAACTACCCGTTTGCCTACGCATTTGTGTGGCCCGATTGAACTGGTTTTGTGAGTTAAATTCCTCACCCCCATGAATGAATAGCACCTGACCCGTGTTTGGTTGGATTCCTACAATGGCAGCTTGGACTGCACTGGTATCTTTTTCTGAATCCAAACTGTCCGTATTCCAAACCATTTCGTTTAAGATAGCAACTTCTTCCATCTTTTGTCGAAATGCTAAATCCATGGGTGACTCTGGTTTCAATCGGATTCGTTTTTTTTGGATTTTTCCAGACTTTCTTGTTTTGTTTAGATACTCACGAACCATCGGACCAATCAATTCCTGTGCCCCGCGATCCAAAGTGGTTTCCACTGTATAGCCACCACTTTCGTAAATATTCTTATCTCCTTCTAAGGAGGAAAGGATTCCGCGAACATGTTCTGTTACATAAGGAGCGATGTCTTGTCTGGAACCAAAAACAGTTTCATTCGGAGAACGAGTAGAGAGATTATGATAGAAACTAACGAACTTTTCACGATCCAAATTAGGATAAATTCCACGATTGCGAAACATCTGTAAAATGGCCCGAACACGAGTATAGGAATCTTCTGGATTTTTGAGTGGAGAGTATTTGTTCGGAGCCGATGGAAGTGATGCGAGAAGCACCATCTCTTCTTTACTTAACTCCATCGGATTTTTTTGAAAATAAAATTTAATTCCTTCCCCAAATCCAAAAGCTCCATGCCCCAAATAGACATGGTTCATATAGGTTTCCAATATTTGTTCTTTGGTTAGCACTGATTCTAAAGCAAAGGCAAGTTGTGCTTCTCTCCACTTTCTATTCAAACTTTTGCGACGATCATCCAATATGATTCGTGCTAACTGTTGAGTGATAGTAGAGGCCCCTTGTTTATAACTTAGGTTGATGATATTTTTAAAAAAGGCTCGAAGGATTGCCGAATAATCAACTCCTCCATGAAAGAAAAACTTTTGATCTTCAATATTCAAAAGGATTGAAATCATATCTTCTGGATAGTCTTGCAAATGTAAGGTGGAAGTTCGTTTTTGAAAAATTTCACTAACCATCTGTCCGTTACGATCCAAAATTTTAGTGGGAATGTTTTTGGAAAGTGACTCCAAATACATTGGCACTTCTTTTTTAGTCGCAAGCACTCCCGCCACAAAATAAGAAAACCCGAGTATAAATAAAAACAAACAAATAGAAGTGACTGTAAACGCAAGTTTCACATAGGAAAATGATGGAGTTTTTCCTCTTCCACTAATGAGTCTTTGTTTTAAGGGTTTAGGTTTGAAGGCCCGAACTTCTGGTTCTCTTTCAAAGACCACCTTTCTTTCCCAAAATGGTTTTGATTTTGGCTCTGATCTTTCCTTAAAGGAGTTTGGTTTGGTGATGGAAGGTGTGGGAATTTTAAAGGGTTGGAACGACTGAGTCCCATCAGAAACCTCTGGTTCTCTCGGAACCACCTGTAAAATTTCAAAACGATAATCTGTAAAATTAAGAATTACCTTTTCCTTACAGTGAGCACATGTTAGCTGAAATTTACCGTCCCTAGGGATTGGCTCTGGTAGCCGAGATGCCTTTTGGCAGTGGGGACAAAGGTATTTAGGAGAAGGTGCCGACATAGGTTCTCCCTAATCTTATCGGCTGTTTGTTAAAATTACAAAATCAGCGATTTTCGCAAATTCACGACTCTCTTCCCGATCTTTAACAAATCCAGAGAGAACTAAGACAGAAAGCCCCATTTCCCGTAGTCTGTGGACGACACCGCCTGTGCGATCTGAGTGGAACCTGCCATTTAAGTGAACCACCTTCTTTCCTGTTTTGTAGAATTCACGGGAAATTGCCTCGGCCATCCCTTGGTCCCAAGTGGCTTGCCCGAGAACAAGGTGTTGGTTTCCCATACCATGGCCTCCTTCATGCCCTTCCACAAAAAGAGCCGTTAACCTTTGTTTGTAATCTTCGGTAAGATACTTTTCCAAACTATAAGCAGGCGGTAGGTATTGTATGGCCCCGTCAGAAAACTCCCGATAGGCGGACAAACCCTTTCTTGAAATTAAATTTACATAACGTCTAGGGGGATTAGCAGCAACCACATTACATTTTTTATCTTTTGCAATGGAAACTAACGGCAAATAATCTCTTTTGAAATTTTTCCATTGAGTTACAGAAGAAAGAAAATGGGATTCCGAAATGGTTCCTTTCATAAATTCATTCACTATATTTTGTTGGTCTTGTTCCAACATTTCCAAAGACAAAGAAGTGGATTCTAGATCGGATATACTTTTAAATAGAGCTTCATAAAAACGATGGAGGTCTTCGTTGTCATGTTCTTCTCCCAAAACAATGACGTCATACTTGGAAGATTCCTTTACAATTTCCGTGATGGAAACGGTTTCTGCTGTGGAAGTCCGAACAATTTGTACGGATAAGGGAATTTCCTCAGCAGAAATTTCGTAAGTCACGAGAAGAACTAAAAAAATCGAAAACCTAAACAGACTAGAGAAGAGCTTCAATCGCTTGTTTTAACTCCGCACTTTCCGGTTTAGTTCCAGAAGGAAACCGATACATTACATTCCCTTTTTTATCGATCAGGAATTTTTCAAAGTTCCACTTCACATCCCCTTTTTCCTTAGAATTCTCTGTTAGAAATTGATAAACGGGATCTTTGTCATTTCCAAGAACTTTGGTTTTTTTCATAAGATCAAAAGTGACCCCAAAGTTTAGTTTGCAAAACTCGGCAATTTGGGATTCTGTTCCAGGTTCCTGACCACCAAAATCATTGGAAGGAAATCCAACCACTTTCAATCCTTGATCCTTATAAGACTGATGGATTTTTTCTAAGCCTTCATACTGTGGCGTATAACCACACTTAGATGCAACGTTGACTACCAGGACAGGATGTCCTTTGTATTCGGAAAGGGAAACTTCTTTCCCTTGGATTGAAACTGTTTTGAAATCATGGAATGACATCTTTTTTGCTCCAGCATAGATATGAAAACCCATAAAGAGAAAAATGGCAAACAAAACTTTTCTTTGCATGGAACCCCCCTGTTTCATGTTTAGACTATGTCTGCATTGTTTTTCGCTGTTCTTTCCGAGGCCAAACCATGGTTGGAACTATTACAAGCGAAACCTTTGTCCCATTCTGGCAAATTTCGGATCTTCCAAAAAGGTTCTCATTCTATTATTATTTCCGGCACAGGAAAACTTTCCATGGCCTTGGCTGTTTCGGAATTTGCTCACACCTTATCTAAAGAAGAAAGAAACCAAATGAAAGTTTGGAATTTGGGAATTGCCGGTGCCACTACATCCGAACTATCATTAGGTGATTTTTTTTGGATTCATAAAATTACAGATACCGCAACAAAAAGAGATTTTTATCCCGATCGAATCGTAAACTCTCAATTGACTAAGGAAACAGATCTCAAAACCTTTGATCAGCCAGTCACCAAAGAAAAAAACGTAGACAGGTTTTTATCTCTCACAAAAGAAGAGTTCGCTGGAACCAGTCTAGTAGATATGGAAGGTTCTGGTTTTTTTGAAGCAGCTTCCCTTTATTTTCCCTTAGAAAACATTGCAGTGGGGAAAATAGTCTCAGATCACCTCGAGGGAAAGTTTTGCCAAACGGAAGATGTGGAAAAGATGATGGCAAAAACTGCCGGGACTTTATTCGAAGAATGGATTTCTCCTTTGCCATGGGTTTGTGTTGACGAAATCGAAACCATTGACTGGCCAAAGGTGGAAAATTTTATCCAAAATCTTCGCCTAACAGAAACTATGAAACATGATCTAAAAAAATCGATTCGTTTTTTCCGATTACGAAATCCCAAGGCTCAACTTCCCTTTCCCGATGAATCAACAAAAGCAAAATTAGAATCCAAAACCGATTTAAAAACCTACTTTGAATCATGGAGAAACTCGCTTCATGTTTAAATCATTTTCTCATATTTATATTGAAGAAGGGATTAAAGACCACTTTCGAACCAAAGAGATATTAGATAAGTTTCCAAATGCGATACATATTCCGATTCGTCATTATAAAGATAGTTTCAATCGCAATTCTCAAAACTTCAGAATCCAAAAAGAAACTCCCAAATTAATTTTAGCCGCAAAAAAAGATCAATTCTTATATCCAGGAAGTGATTTTTCACCGAACTTTTCTCATCCGCATTTTTACTATAATACACTAGCACTCAACTGTATTTATGACTGTGAATATTGTTATTTACAAGGGATGTTTCCTTCCGCAAATCTCGTGTTATTCGTGAACTGGGAAGATTTTTTTTCCGCAACAACTGATTTTATAGAAAAAAATCACTCACTTTACCTCGCCTTATCCTACGACACAGACCTGCTTGCGTTGGAATCATTTTTCCCCGCAACGAAAACATGGCTCAAATTTGCCGAATCACAGCCAAACTTAAGTTTAGAAATCCGAACCAAGTCAACTAACTACAGTCAAATTGCCAAATCCTCTCCCAATCCCAATGTAATTTTAGCTTGGACTTTGAGCCCTCAAGCCATCATCGACGTTATTGAACATGGAACCCCATCGCTACAAGCTAGATTGAAAGCCATCAACCAAGCAGTCTCTGATGGTTGGAAGGTTCGCATTTGTATTGATCCGATCCTACGAGTTCCCAACTGGCAAACCCATTACCAATCGTTAGCCGACAAACTAGGGAAAGAACTAAATGTTGAGGGCATTACAGACATTAGTTTTGGCGGATTTAGAATGAATATTGATTTTTTGAAGAGAATGGTAGAGGTAAGAAAGGACTCTTCCATTTTATTTCATGCTTTTGAAAAAAAAGATAAAATAGTTTCTTATTCAAAATTAGAAACAGAAGAAATTTTAGAACTAATGTCATCGTCTCTGAACAAACATTTCTCTCCTTCGCAAATAAAAGTAAGTTATTCCTGAATTTTTCCTTTTCTTTTCTGTCACTAGTTCTTAACCTTAGTGCCTACCTATGAAGAAAAGAGCCATTTTACTATTCCTATCCAGCATGTTCTTTGCGTTATCCGGCTGTGCGGAAGTCAATCGCAACAAACCTATTGCTAAGGAAGGGAAGTTGGATTTATCTTCATGGGACTTCACAAAAGATGGAAACATCACTTTGGATGGAGAATGGGAATTTTATTGGAAACAAACGGAGAAGGGAATCCAAATTGACACCGAACTCGGCAGAGAACCTAAGTACATCTACCAAACTGTACCTTCTAATTGGAAAGGTGTCGATTGGTTTGGAGAACCTCTTGGTGGATTTGGTTATGCGACATATAAGTTAAAAGTATTTTTCCCAGAAAACACCCCTAACCTCGCCTTTCACAACCTTGATCTTTCCTCTGCGTACAGATTGTACATCAATGGCAAATTAGTTGTGGAACAAGGAAGTTTCGGAATCAATCCCAACTACTTTGAGCCATCTTATAAATCCGTTCTTATGGATTTAGAACCGCTTTCTGGCGAAACCGAAATTGTATTTGAGATTTCGAACTTCCACTACTCCAAAGGTGGATTTTGGGAAAGTATGGAACTCGGCGAAAGACGAATGTTATATGACAAAGTCAACCGAAGTTATCAAATCACTTCCTTTCTAGCTGGAAGTATCTTTCTCTGGGCTTTGTATCACTTGGGTTTGTTTGTTATGCGCAGACAAGACAAAGCCAGTCTCTTTATATCTCTTTTTAGTTTACTTATTGTCATGCGGCTTCTTACCATCGGCGAAAGGAATATTCTAAACATCTTTCCTGGGATGCCTATGGATTTTCTCATTCGATTGGAATTTGCCACTATTTATGTCGCAACCATTGTCTTTGCTTTTTTTTATAGGTTGGTATTTCCCAATACAGTGGGTAAAAAAACGATGTGGGTTCTTGGTATCCTCATCACACCATTTCTTGTTTCTATATTTTTGCCAGTTGCCTTCTTCAGTGCCCAAATTCATTACTTCCAAATCTTTTTGATACTAGTTTGTGTAAGGATCACTATCGCCATCGTCATGGCTTACAGATCCGATACAGTGGGTGCGGGTTTATCTCTGATTGGGTTTAGTTTTGTCTTTGGAACTGTTGTCCATGATATCCTTTACCAAAACAATGTAATCAACACAATGAACCTTACTCCCTTTGGATTTTTGGGTTTTATTTTATTCCAAGGATACATTCTTTCTTATGGATTCACAAGAGCCTACCTTTCGATAGAAAAACTAAAGGAACGATTAGAAGTTTCCAATAAGGAACTAAACATCCTAAAAGAAGGATTAGAAGACATTGTTGTCGAGAGAACTCACGAATTAGAAAATTCTAAAGCTAACATCGAGCGACTAAATGAATTTTCAAAAACACTAAACACCTCTCTCGAACTTGACAGCATTCTCGCGAAGGCCTTTGATTATTTGAACGATGAAGTTTTTTGCGACTCGATGATTTTACTTTTAATAGATGCAAAGAATTCAAAAATCATTTATCACAAATCTGTTGTATCTCCTGACTCTGGATTAGCGTTAGAATCCAAATTACAAGGAATGAGTTTTCCCTTGGATCCAAGTGCAGGACTTTTTTATCATGTATACAAAAGGAATCGTCCTTTCCGGTTTGCAAAGGTAAAAGAGTCACGCCTCACAGAATCAAACAAAAAATTTGTGCAACTAATCGGAAAACATCCAGGAATGATCATACCCCTCAGTTCCCAAGGAAAAGTCATCGCTATGTTGGCTCTTTTTAGCGAACAAAGAGGAACTAACTTTTCAAGATC
Above is a window of Leptospira wolbachii serovar Codice str. CDC DNA encoding:
- a CDS encoding transglycosylase domain-containing protein, which produces MSAPSPKYLCPHCQKASRLPEPIPRDGKFQLTCAHCKEKVILNFTDYRFEILQVVPREPEVSDGTQSFQPFKIPTPSITKPNSFKERSEPKSKPFWERKVVFEREPEVRAFKPKPLKQRLISGRGKTPSFSYVKLAFTVTSICLFLFILGFSYFVAGVLATKKEVPMYLESLSKNIPTKILDRNGQMVSEIFQKRTSTLHLQDYPEDMISILLNIEDQKFFFHGGVDYSAILRAFFKNIINLSYKQGASTITQQLARIILDDRRKSLNRKWREAQLAFALESVLTKEQILETYMNHVYLGHGAFGFGEGIKFYFQKNPMELSKEEMVLLASLPSAPNKYSPLKNPEDSYTRVRAILQMFRNRGIYPNLDREKFVSFYHNLSTRSPNETVFGSRQDIAPYVTEHVRGILSSLEGDKNIYESGGYTVETTLDRGAQELIGPMVREYLNKTRKSGKIQKKRIRLKPESPMDLAFRQKMEEVAILNEMVWNTDSLDSEKDTSAVQAAIVGIQPNTGQVLFIHGGEEFNSQNQFNRATQMRRQTGSSIKAVLYASAIDAGVIQAGTRILDAPLYYRGGGGKEWAPENLGGSFDGEISLRTALVKSKNTAAVQVAERLGSAGIERYFTKYFFPNDAEKKARYRGDLSLALGTLEISPLEMASAFTGFVNQGTVKRPYLIQRIKNAKGVILYEAGGTDEFKLKLPPERQVIRPDTAEVMVSLLKDSGRASGVRNGGYAGDLIGKTGTTNDYKDAWFVGARPDLALAVWIGYDNPKFGMGGSGLGGAVAAPLWGEIVSAIDKKNIIPKIQFSQPVYAKSHKICSLTGKLASPTCPVANELYLSDYPPEGICTEDHKSVQSENKDLMKGLY
- a CDS encoding ChaN family lipoprotein encodes the protein MKLFSSLFRFSIFLVLLVTYEISAEEIPLSVQIVRTSTAETVSITEIVKESSKYDVIVLGEEHDNEDLHRFYEALFKSISDLESTSLSLEMLEQDQQNIVNEFMKGTISESHFLSSVTQWKNFKRDYLPLVSIAKDKKCNVVAANPPRRYVNLISRKGLSAYREFSDGAIQYLPPAYSLEKYLTEDYKQRLTALFVEGHEGGHGMGNQHLVLGQATWDQGMAEAISREFYKTGKKVVHLNGRFHSDRTGGVVHRLREMGLSVLVLSGFVKDREESREFAKIADFVILTNSR
- a CDS encoding glutathione peroxidase; this translates as MKQGGSMQRKVLFAIFLFMGFHIYAGAKKMSFHDFKTVSIQGKEVSLSEYKGHPVLVVNVASKCGYTPQYEGLEKIHQSYKDQGLKVVGFPSNDFGGQEPGTESQIAEFCKLNFGVTFDLMKKTKVLGNDKDPVYQFLTENSKEKGDVKWNFEKFLIDKKGNVMYRFPSGTKPESAELKQAIEALL
- a CDS encoding nucleoside phosphorylase-I family protein; this encodes MSALFFAVLSEAKPWLELLQAKPLSHSGKFRIFQKGSHSIIISGTGKLSMALAVSEFAHTLSKEERNQMKVWNLGIAGATTSELSLGDFFWIHKITDTATKRDFYPDRIVNSQLTKETDLKTFDQPVTKEKNVDRFLSLTKEEFAGTSLVDMEGSGFFEAASLYFPLENIAVGKIVSDHLEGKFCQTEDVEKMMAKTAGTLFEEWISPLPWVCVDEIETIDWPKVENFIQNLRLTETMKHDLKKSIRFFRLRNPKAQLPFPDESTKAKLESKTDLKTYFESWRNSLHV
- a CDS encoding SPL family radical SAM protein; translation: MFKSFSHIYIEEGIKDHFRTKEILDKFPNAIHIPIRHYKDSFNRNSQNFRIQKETPKLILAAKKDQFLYPGSDFSPNFSHPHFYYNTLALNCIYDCEYCYLQGMFPSANLVLFVNWEDFFSATTDFIEKNHSLYLALSYDTDLLALESFFPATKTWLKFAESQPNLSLEIRTKSTNYSQIAKSSPNPNVILAWTLSPQAIIDVIEHGTPSLQARLKAINQAVSDGWKVRICIDPILRVPNWQTHYQSLADKLGKELNVEGITDISFGGFRMNIDFLKRMVEVRKDSSILFHAFEKKDKIVSYSKLETEEILELMSSSLNKHFSPSQIKVSYS